Within Pseudomonadales bacterium, the genomic segment TTACGCCAGCAACTCGGTTATATAGCCTCTGAGTTTTATGCTTGTCCTAGTAAGTCTGTAAATATTACAGCCATTACAGGCACTAACGGGAAAACGTCTACAGCACATTTTATTCAGCAAATTTATAAAAAGCTCAATCAGCGCTGTGCAATAGTCGGAACTTTAGGAATGTCGTTAGGTGATCAGAATATTGACACGGTAAACACCACGCCTGATGCAATCTCATTTCAAGCATTCTTACAGCAGGTAAAGTCAGAAGCCTGCGAAAATTTGGTATTAGAAGCATCTTCACATGCATTGGTTCAGGGGCGTTTAAATGGCACGGCAATCGATTGCGCTATTTTTACCAATTTGACGCATGATCACCTCGATTATCATAAAACTATGGACGCTTACTATGAGGCGAAGCGTCAATTATTTGAGTTTGATAGTTTGACGACGGCAGTTATAAATATAGATGATGATTTTGGTGTTAGGCTTTATCGATTTTTATCAAATCAATCTAAGGTTAAACCTTTCTTGATTTCTTTGCGTGACCCTCAAGCAAACTTATTTTGCCATACGGTATGCTATTCGACCCAGGGCATTCATGTAGATATGCAGCTAAATTTTGAGGGTAAGGAAGAGCGTCAACAACTGCTGTTGCCGTTTATTGGTGAGTTTAATATCTATAACAGTATGCTGGCCGCTGCTAAATTTATCTGCGATGGATTTAGTTTAACACGTTTGCAGCCGGCGTTAGAGAGCTTGGATTCGGTGCTGGGTCGAATGCAGCTGATACCACATACAAACATTACTGCGGTTGTTGATTATGCGCATACGCCAGATGCGCTGGAAAATATTCTTTTAACGCTATCAACAACAGCTCGGCAGTCAGGTAGCAAATTGATTGTCGTATTTGGCTGCGGTGGCGACAGAGATCAATCCAAAAGGCCGTTAATGGCTGCGGTTGTTGATAAGTATGCAGATCTAGCAATTGTAACTGATGACAATCCAAGATATGAGTCCTCTGAAGCTATTATTGAGCAAATTGTCAGTGGATTCTCATTTATATCATATCAAGTGATAGCTGACAGAGCGGCAGCTATTAGGCGAGCGGTTGAAATGGCTCAGCAAGGTGATGTGTTATTAGTTGCAGGTAAAGGGCATGAGCAATATCAAATAGTAAATGGCGTACAGTACGATTTTTCAGATCAACAAGTGTTACGTGACGCTCTAGATAATGTTTGCGGTGAGGCTTCAAATGACTAGCCTCAACGTATCTTTTGTGATTAATGCCTTAAAGTCACAGGGTGTTGCATATGAGCTTAATCAAGCAAGCTATGTTGAGGCTGATATTGCCTCAGTACATATTGATAGCCGAAGGGTAAAGCCAAGTAGCCTGTTCGTT encodes:
- a CDS encoding UDP-N-acetylmuramoyl-L-alanyl-D-glutamate--2,6-diaminopimelate ligase, coding for MISINDLTQQLSVSVSGGGQLIAGLAIDSRKVEQDYLYIALQGEQVDGNDFIDEAKSKGAVALATELPHILMQKNMPGFASSNLRQQLGYIASEFYACPSKSVNITAITGTNGKTSTAHFIQQIYKKLNQRCAIVGTLGMSLGDQNIDTVNTTPDAISFQAFLQQVKSEACENLVLEASSHALVQGRLNGTAIDCAIFTNLTHDHLDYHKTMDAYYEAKRQLFEFDSLTTAVINIDDDFGVRLYRFLSNQSKVKPFLISLRDPQANLFCHTVCYSTQGIHVDMQLNFEGKEERQQLLLPFIGEFNIYNSMLAAAKFICDGFSLTRLQPALESLDSVLGRMQLIPHTNITAVVDYAHTPDALENILLTLSTTARQSGSKLIVVFGCGGDRDQSKRPLMAAVVDKYADLAIVTDDNPRYESSEAIIEQIVSGFSFISYQVIADRAAAIRRAVEMAQQGDVLLVAGKGHEQYQIVNGVQYDFSDQQVLRDALDNVCGEASND